The DNA window AgtatttccaaaaaactcaaTGACAGTGCAACAATCACTTGAATTTATatccattttcctttttgtcataccccaaattttcccGCTTTATTTTCAGAAATTCTTTCAAAACTTAGGTTTTATGAATGTTTTGGTTTATTCACACTAACATCTtggattttataaatattcgttTTCAtgtctatttaaaaatataatagtttacttttaaattatttgtattttaaaaaaataacaaatgcTTATTCACCCTTGTATGCTTtcaattaacttttttatttataataaataacagagcacaattggtaaggaataaAGCTTGTGAGTAAGAGGTCACAGATTCAGATCCCTAATTTCCTTTTTggtgtttttaacctaatttcaaATCTATAAATAAGACTCTTGTCCACCATAATTTTTCATCCAAGAAATACACAGAATCTCTCACAATTTTCAATCTCTCTCTTTTAccagttttttttcttttggtttattttagggtttttgtcTTGAACAGACACTTAATCCTGTTTTTGTCTTCAACAGACAATTACACACATTATCAACAATAATTCACAATTTCCAATTTTTCTTTGCACGAATATTTTTCCAAACCCTCTAAAACCTCTACGTTTTTCGATTTTTGACCGATGATTTTCATATGAGGCATCCCCCACTTTCCCTGTCCTTTCATTAGGGTAAAATAAATTGTGGGTGGCGACTCTCCtatttaaatgtttattttttaagTCGGTCGCGACACCTTTGTCTTctttataaaagtaattaaagTTCTCTGAAATAACCTCCGGGCATCCTTCATGCCTTGACATCAAATTCTACaacttgttcttgtcatgaaAGTCTTCACTAGCTACTGATGAATAAATAACAATATTAGAATCTTCTAAAAATTATAAATCATATATATTTAACCATTTAGCTATGATCAAATCCCACAACTTGTTCTTGTCACGAGGAATATTGTTTCAGACCTCCACATGTTCACAATGTCTTTGGGATATAGTCATGTTGACGATCTTATAGAAGAACCAGTAGAACCTCTCAtcagaagaaaaaggaaaattcCCAAAAGCGTTGGTGTCAGACCTTCTGGAGCTAAGAAAGCTAAAACCTCTAGCTCTGCAAGACGGCCTCTAGAGAAAGCTGAAGGCTCTGAGAATGGTGATGATTATTCTTCTTATAATCTCTCTCCAATTAAGTTCATTCCTTCTAAGACTGCTCTGCCAAATTTTCAAATGCAAACGATATTTCATCTCCTCACCTTCAACCTTCTTTTACACCATCTCCACACTAAATTGACCCATCCAGCCAACCACCTATAGAAACTCAACCAACCGTTTATGAACCCTTTCCCTCATCTTTCCAACCTTCTCCACCTCGGAAACAACCCCCACTTGTTGAACACCTACAATCAAGTTCCATCCACACCTCTTTCATAATCAATATACcaaaaattaattgtttttctGATGACCCTCATTCACCAAAGAACCCTTCTTTACCACAAGACCCAACCTACATCATTAGTGTACCAGTTATTGACACTGAGATGGACTATTTGCTAAACCATTTCCCTCAAGCAGCTTTAGTGATTCTTCAAAAGAATTTGCCAATATTTCATCTGATTCTGAAGATGAAATTATGGAGGATGCTGACATTACCCAACCTAATTTTATCATGAGTATGGCTGATGATGCAACTCTGATAAATGCTTATATTATCCATACCATTCCTTTTGACCGACCTTCTATAAAACCAACATCATTCCAACCAAACCAACATTGGATGAATGTTCTTGAGTTTTGAAAATGAAGCAAAGGATTGTCTGCGCTTTGTGATGCAAATTTGCACAAACTGTGTAAGTCCCGTTGAGAATGATATCGTCGGGAGTGATTTCAGAAAATGGATGATTTCTAGTTTAAGCCAACTTAAAGAAATTTGTCATGATTCTGCTCAGAAATCATTCCATTATTAGAATCAATTTAGAAAGTGAAGAAGATTGAGAGAGAATCATCATACACTTTGTGTATGAAGTTTGCATTATATTCTCTTAAGTTTACAATGAGTAGAGTGTATATTATATAGTGATCATGGTGTGCATGAGGTAGTTAGAAGATAAGAAAGTTAGTTAGGTTTTTGTGTAACTAACTTCACTTGCCGTCTTAACTACCTTTTATAATGTACTACTCTAATAGCCACAAacttacataaataaatataccaTCTACAAATTCATTTAGCAATGTCAACACTAAGGatcatgaaaaaaaataaacCTCGCGACATAAGACATTTCTAGTAGTTTTGACTGCCATAATGTGTGTAAATTCATTTCACCAACAAAGAGAAAACTTCTATTTTCAGACATTGAAGCTAAGTTGCAAGTTTTAGGTTGATAAGAAACTAAAATTTTCAGACCATCGTAACAGGGTAGTTGCAACCATGGAGAAATTTGTTTATGGCCATTTCTAATTGGTATGTGTTTTATAGTACATTACGGAAAATGACATAACAGGgtaaaattgaaataaatgtCATGGTCTATTCTTTCCAACCATAACAGGGTTTATTTCCGACCAAAATAAACTTTTCCTTTGTCTATTGATCTTGTTATTTATTGTCTCATACATAATATCTACATCAAAGATATTTACCCAACAAAGAAATCtaattctgcatcacatgaagtAACATTTTGGAATCTTATGAATCCATCTCTTGAATGTCTCCCTAATGTAGGTTTACTTGGGCCACAAGATTGTGATGGCACAGAATGTTTCCCTACTGAAATGGCATAACACATTGCCTGGTTCCATGAAGTTGAAGAGATATCAGAAGAAATTGATCCAAAGGGCAAGACATTACTCATTTGAGAATAATGCGAGACATCTAAAGGAAAATTAGTGAATTTGTTCTTACGGCGACCTGCTCCTACAAGCATCTTTCTTGCGGTTCCTCCGGAAGTCCAGTATCTCTGGCAGTTTTTGCAGAAGTGTCGGGGCTGTTTGGCTTTGAAGTTGTTGTAGTAACGGAATTTCGTGTCCTTGCTGTTGCATCTTGGACATGGAACAGTTATGTCTGGTTTGTTTGGAGATTTGTCATGTGACAAATCActttgttcatcatgttttgtggAATTTTGTTGAGGAGTATCATTGGTAAGGACATCAGTGTTACTTGTTAGAAATATGGTTGTCCCAAAAAGCTTTATGGTTGAAACATTGATCATCTCAGACATAATATTGTTGTTTGTTATGTTTACTTGATAGTaatttagaaaaagaaaaaaaaaaagagaaagaaaaagggaGAAGGGGAAAGGGAGAGGGAGGTACAATGGTTTGTGTGTTTGTGTGAAGAGTTTTTATAAAGGGAAAAAGTTGAAATGCCAGATCAGAAAAGTGGAAGTTTTTTGAGCCACGATTTGTTTTAGCCTATGAGGTTTTAGTTTGAATTTGCCAATTAAATTCACCCACGTTACTATGAAGATAGTGAAGATATCTTCTGTCATACCACTTTTTCAGCTTTTGCGTTTATGTCAAATAATATAATGTATATGCCTTTGGTGCTAAAGTTGACTAACACAAAATGTCACAAATTGATTGGTTAAGAGATTTGTGATTTGGCATGTCATCAATTTTTTTGAATCCGTATGACTCATTTAATCCAACCATAACAATAAAAGTGAaaggagaaaaaaaaattaaaatatgccAAACTCAATAtatccctctttttttttttagcaCTTCAAGATAGTTCCAAGATCTCCTCTACATCTTGTGTGGTtaggatcctctccatttctatgcctcctaatttttttaattactatAGTTTTGAGTAAAAAAAATACACATATTTAAGACATGAgacatataattaatatttatttgagtttatatatataaaactatCGTAATCgagttttcaatttcttttaagaAATGGAGAGTATCCTTATCCCTTCTAGCAACACCCAATTCCGCTTCATCTTTCATTGACATGTgacatataattaatatttatttgacttTATACATATAAAATTATCGTAATCgagttttcaatttcttttaagaAATTGAGAGTATCCTTATCCCTTCTAGCAACACCCAATTCTGCTTCATCTTTTATCTGAACATTTTGTTCTCCATTCTACTTGAGCTGTAAAACTGTTGGACTTTTTTTCCAATATTTTTTTAGTGGTGTTCCCTTATGTTTTGGTTGTCCCCACCGTGTCTCTGTCAATGCCTCTCTCTACTTAATCCTCTTCTTTACAATTCTGATCTCCCTCGTTCTCCCTGTTTGTTTCATCAATATGCGATGGACAACCAACTGACACAAGAACCTGACAAGAAACAACAAGAAAAGACGGAAATATTCTACATCTCACATCGTGCTAACAAGAAGAATCCTACTGCCTTCAATGTGGGTGAAAGTAGCCAGCCAAATGAAGAAAATTTGCTTATAAAGGGCTAGTTTGTtatggtttttttaaaaaaataatttttatagtttcaaatgaaaaattgtttaaatagttatacttaaaatatgattttaactatttcatcaatttatggaaaaaaatttagatatcaaaatttcaaaaaatcacttaattttgaagctatttcaaatagattttcataaaaatcatttttgaaacacaactttttttaaaaattacaattttgaccaagttttggtcttcaaaaatgtatgtttatgttatagaatgtcaaaattagtgtttcatttaaaAAAACTGATATAAAAActagtaatattttgaaaaacggttttggaaaatctattttcaaaaatccaaataaaaaaaccattttttaaaGCCAAAACAAATAGGCCCAAAATCAATAATTCAGAATCTAGATCACTTGCAAGAAGATGAAAAAAGTGCAAATTTTTGCACGTGGGATGAATACGATATTAAAGATGAATTCAAAGAGAATCAACATGCTATTCTTGGTAGATTTCTTTATGAAAAACCCATTTGCAAACAATCTCAACACTCAAGGCTATCGAGTATTTGGTACGATACAGTAGACTTACAAATTACAGAATCAAGCCTAGTGACTTTCATATTAACTTTTGAAAAACTTACTGATGTTAAAAGGATTTTAAGGGGAAATCCTTGGAGTTTTTGCAATACTTGGATCCCGGTTAAACCATGGAACCAAGAAATCCCCCTACATCAATTAGATTTCAACTAGGGGTGTGCaaggttggttattttcaaaaaccaaaccataaccatAACCATTTTTAAACTgtttaaatggtttggatttataaccataaccacattttaatcaaaactgttTATAAAATCGGTTATGATTTTATA is part of the Vicia villosa cultivar HV-30 ecotype Madison, WI linkage group LG2, Vvil1.0, whole genome shotgun sequence genome and encodes:
- the LOC131649630 gene encoding cyclic dof factor 4-like; protein product: MSEMINVSTIKLFGTTIFLTSNTDVLTNDTPQQNSTKHDEQSDLSHDKSPNKPDITVPCPRCNSKDTKFRYYNNFKAKQPRHFCKNCQRYWTSGGTARKMLVGAGRRKNKFTNFPLDVSHYSQMSNVLPFGSISSDISSTSWNQAMCYAISVGKHSVPSQSCGPSKPTLGRHSRDGFIRFQNVTSCDAELDFFVG